The following coding sequences are from one Mycolicibacterium aichiense window:
- the ileS gene encoding isoleucine--tRNA ligase, whose amino-acid sequence MTENGYPKPAGGSPSFPALELDVLEYWASDDTFRASIAQRDGAEEYVFYDGPPFANGLPHYGHLLTGYVKDIVPRYRTMRGYKVERRFGWDTHGLPAELEVQRQLGITDKAQIEEMGIEKFNDACRASVLKYTNEWRDYVTRQARWVDFDNDYKTLDLSFMESVIWAFKQLWDKGLAYEGVRVLPYCWNDETPLSSHELRMDDDVYQSRQDPAITVGFRINQAGSDLDGAYLLIWTTTPWTLPSNQAVAVNPEVAYVVVQVDGRRLVLAQARLAAYARELGEEPEVLATVTGEQLLGLHYLPPFPYFLNSANAFQVLRGDFVTTEDGTGVVHMAPAYGEDDKATTDTVGIVPVTPVDSKGRFDASVPDYQGQHVFDANPQIIRDLKNGAGSAAVNAPVLIRQETYDHSYPHCWRCRNPLIYRAVSSWFVKVTEFRDRMVELNQQITWYPDHVKDGQFGKWLSGARDWSISRNRYWGTPIPVWVSDDPAYPRIDVYGSLDELERDFGVRPDNLHRPYIDELTRPNPDDPSGNSTMRRIEDVFDVWFDSGSMPYAQVHYPFENEDWYASHFPGDFIVEYIGQTRGWFYTLHVLATALFDRPAFKTCVSHGIVLGNDGAKMSKSLRNYPDVNEVFDRDGSDAMRWFLMASPILRGGNLIVTEQGIREGVRQVLLPLWNAYSFLTLYAPKVGTWRTDSTHVLDRYILAKLAELRDQLTDSMDVCDISGACEQLRQFTEALTNWYVRRSRSRFWEEDVDAIDTLHTVLEVTTRLAAPLLPMATEVIWRGLTGERSVHLTDWPQPGVVPADPALVAAMDQVRDVCSTASSLRKAKKLRVRLPLPKLTVAVDNPQSLEPFADLIADELNVKAVELTDDVPAYGRFELAVNARAAGPRIGKDVQAAIKAVKAGDYVLNADGTLTAGPAVLLPEEFTAKLVAADPEWTAALPDGAGLVVLDGAVTPELEAEGWAKDRIRELQDLRKSSGLDVSDRIRVVMSVPAERADWAAAHTDLIAGEILATSFDFGEPDEGVEIGDGVRVAIAKA is encoded by the coding sequence GTGACCGAGAATGGCTACCCGAAGCCGGCTGGTGGTTCACCCAGCTTCCCGGCCCTCGAACTCGATGTCCTCGAGTACTGGGCATCCGACGACACCTTCCGGGCCAGCATCGCCCAGCGCGACGGCGCCGAAGAATACGTCTTCTATGACGGTCCGCCGTTCGCCAACGGACTGCCGCACTACGGCCACCTGCTGACCGGGTACGTCAAAGACATCGTGCCGCGCTATCGCACGATGCGCGGCTACAAGGTGGAGCGCCGCTTCGGCTGGGACACCCACGGGCTGCCCGCCGAACTCGAGGTGCAGCGTCAGCTCGGCATCACCGACAAAGCCCAGATCGAAGAGATGGGCATCGAGAAGTTCAACGACGCCTGCCGTGCCTCGGTGCTGAAGTACACCAACGAGTGGCGCGACTACGTGACCCGTCAGGCCCGCTGGGTCGACTTCGACAACGACTACAAGACCCTGGACCTGTCGTTCATGGAGTCGGTCATCTGGGCGTTCAAGCAGCTGTGGGACAAGGGCCTGGCCTACGAGGGCGTGCGCGTGCTGCCCTACTGCTGGAACGACGAGACGCCGCTGTCGTCGCACGAGCTGCGCATGGACGACGACGTTTACCAGAGCAGACAGGACCCGGCGATCACCGTCGGGTTCCGGATCAACCAGGCCGGTTCCGACCTTGATGGCGCCTACCTGCTGATCTGGACCACCACCCCCTGGACGCTGCCGTCCAACCAGGCCGTCGCGGTCAACCCGGAGGTGGCCTACGTGGTGGTGCAGGTGGACGGCAGGCGGCTGGTACTCGCGCAGGCCCGGCTGGCCGCCTATGCCCGTGAGCTGGGGGAGGAGCCCGAGGTGCTCGCCACCGTCACCGGTGAGCAGCTGCTCGGGTTGCACTACCTGCCGCCGTTCCCGTATTTCCTGAACTCCGCCAATGCTTTTCAGGTGCTTCGCGGCGACTTCGTCACCACCGAGGACGGCACCGGCGTGGTGCACATGGCCCCGGCCTACGGCGAGGACGACAAGGCCACCACCGACACGGTCGGCATCGTGCCGGTGACGCCGGTGGACTCCAAGGGCCGCTTCGACGCCAGCGTGCCCGACTATCAGGGCCAGCACGTGTTCGACGCCAACCCGCAGATCATCCGGGACCTGAAGAACGGCGCGGGATCCGCCGCGGTCAATGCCCCGGTGCTGATCCGCCAGGAAACCTATGACCACTCGTATCCGCACTGCTGGCGCTGCCGCAACCCGCTGATCTACCGCGCGGTGTCGTCGTGGTTCGTCAAGGTCACCGAGTTCCGGGACCGGATGGTCGAACTCAACCAGCAGATCACCTGGTATCCCGATCACGTCAAGGATGGCCAGTTCGGCAAGTGGCTCTCTGGCGCGCGGGACTGGTCGATCTCGCGAAACCGGTACTGGGGCACGCCGATTCCGGTGTGGGTCTCCGATGACCCGGCGTACCCGCGGATCGACGTCTACGGCAGCCTCGACGAGCTCGAGCGCGACTTCGGTGTGCGTCCGGACAATCTGCACCGGCCCTACATCGACGAGTTGACGCGGCCCAATCCCGACGACCCGTCCGGCAACTCGACGATGCGCCGAATCGAAGACGTCTTCGACGTGTGGTTCGACTCCGGGTCGATGCCCTACGCGCAGGTGCACTACCCGTTCGAAAACGAGGATTGGTACGCGAGCCACTTCCCCGGTGACTTCATCGTGGAGTACATCGGACAGACTCGCGGCTGGTTCTACACCCTGCACGTGCTGGCTACCGCACTGTTCGACCGGCCGGCCTTCAAAACCTGTGTGTCCCATGGGATCGTGCTCGGCAACGACGGCGCCAAGATGAGTAAGTCGCTGCGCAACTATCCCGACGTCAACGAGGTGTTCGACCGCGACGGCTCGGACGCGATGCGCTGGTTCCTGATGGCATCGCCGATCCTGCGGGGCGGCAACCTGATCGTCACCGAGCAGGGTATCCGCGAAGGCGTCCGCCAGGTGCTGCTCCCGCTGTGGAACGCCTACAGCTTCCTGACGCTGTATGCGCCCAAAGTCGGTACCTGGCGCACGGATTCGACCCACGTGCTGGACCGCTACATCCTGGCCAAGCTGGCCGAGCTGCGCGACCAGCTGACCGACTCGATGGACGTCTGCGACATCTCCGGTGCGTGCGAGCAGCTGCGCCAGTTCACCGAGGCGTTGACGAACTGGTATGTGCGCCGGTCGCGTTCGCGCTTCTGGGAAGAAGATGTCGACGCCATCGACACCCTGCACACCGTGCTCGAGGTGACCACCCGCCTGGCGGCCCCGCTGCTGCCGATGGCCACCGAGGTGATCTGGCGCGGTCTGACCGGTGAGCGCTCGGTGCACCTGACCGACTGGCCGCAGCCGGGCGTGGTTCCGGCCGACCCGGCCTTGGTGGCCGCCATGGACCAGGTGCGCGACGTCTGCTCGACGGCATCCTCGTTGCGTAAGGCCAAGAAGCTGCGGGTCCGCCTGCCGCTGCCGAAACTGACTGTCGCAGTGGATAACCCGCAGAGTCTCGAACCTTTCGCGGACCTGATCGCCGACGAGCTGAACGTCAAGGCTGTCGAGCTCACCGACGACGTGCCCGCCTACGGACGCTTCGAGCTCGCGGTCAACGCCCGCGCCGCAGGCCCGCGTATCGGCAAGGACGTCCAGGCCGCGATCAAAGCCGTCAAGGCCGGTGATTACGTCCTCAACGCCGACGGCACGCTCACCGCGGGGCCGGCCGTGCTGCTACCCGAAGAGTTCACCGCCAAGCTGGTGGCGGCCGATCCGGAGTGGACCGCGGCGTTGCCCGACGGTGCCGGCCTGGTGGTGCTGGACGGCGCCGTCACCCCCGAGCTGGAGGCCGAGGGCTGGGCCAAGGACCGCATTCGCGAACTGCAGGATCTGCGCAAGTCCAGCGGCTTGGACGTCAGCGACCGCATCCGAGTGGTCATGTCGGTGCCGGCCGAACGGGCGGATTGGGCTGCAGCGCATACCGATCTGATCGCCGGCGAGATCCTGGCGACGAGCTTCGACTTCGGCGAGCCGGACGAGGGCGTGGAGATCGGTGACGGGGTGCGGGTCGCGATCGCCAAGGCCTGA
- a CDS encoding glycosyltransferase: protein MKIAVTIHGTRGDVEPCAAVGLELQRRGHDVHLAVPPNLVTFTRSAGLPATAYGPDSQQQLQGDVFERPDALTAAGPADWVRLGNPLNALRKARAAATRGWDEMADTLLAMTEGADLIVSGTAYQEIAANVAEFRGLPLAEVHYFPVRANTQVLPVRLPAPITRAAYAAGEWMHWQLLRPAETKQRRTLGLSATRTRPVGRIVAAGSLEMQAYDPVFFPGLAGEWGERRPLIGSLTLQMPTEVDDEVSSWIAAGTPPVYFGFGSMPLDSPADAVRLISDVCGELGERALICAGFSDFDTNGTAPHVKIVPSVNHAAVFPACRAVVHHGGAGTTAAGIRAGVPTLVLWVAAEQPLWGKQVARLGIGATRRFAATTRGSLLTDLRAVLSPEMAHLARLLATRMSTPSESVATAADLLEKAARNRHAR from the coding sequence ATGAAAATCGCGGTGACTATCCACGGCACCCGTGGTGATGTCGAACCCTGCGCGGCGGTAGGTCTGGAGCTCCAGCGCCGCGGCCACGACGTACACCTGGCGGTGCCCCCGAACCTCGTCACGTTCACCCGTTCCGCGGGCCTGCCTGCCACGGCCTACGGACCCGACTCCCAACAGCAGCTGCAGGGCGACGTCTTCGAGCGGCCCGATGCCCTGACCGCCGCCGGGCCTGCGGACTGGGTGCGGCTGGGTAACCCGCTCAACGCGCTGCGCAAGGCCAGGGCCGCGGCCACCCGCGGCTGGGACGAGATGGCGGACACTCTGCTCGCCATGACCGAGGGCGCCGATCTGATCGTCAGCGGGACGGCCTATCAGGAGATCGCCGCCAACGTCGCGGAGTTTCGCGGTCTTCCGCTGGCCGAGGTGCACTACTTCCCCGTTCGGGCCAATACGCAGGTCCTGCCCGTGCGGCTACCTGCGCCGATCACCCGGGCCGCGTACGCGGCAGGCGAATGGATGCACTGGCAGCTGCTGAGACCGGCCGAGACCAAGCAGCGCCGCACCCTGGGCCTGTCCGCGACCAGGACACGACCGGTCGGCCGCATCGTGGCCGCGGGCAGCCTGGAAATGCAGGCCTATGACCCGGTGTTCTTTCCCGGGCTGGCCGGCGAGTGGGGTGAGCGGCGACCGCTCATCGGATCCCTGACGCTGCAAATGCCCACCGAGGTCGACGACGAGGTCAGCTCCTGGATCGCCGCGGGCACGCCACCCGTGTACTTCGGCTTCGGCAGCATGCCGCTGGACTCCCCCGCCGACGCGGTACGGCTCATCAGCGACGTGTGCGGCGAACTCGGCGAGCGCGCGCTGATCTGCGCCGGGTTCTCCGACTTCGACACCAACGGCACGGCACCGCACGTCAAGATCGTGCCGTCGGTGAACCATGCCGCGGTGTTCCCGGCCTGCCGCGCCGTGGTGCATCACGGCGGCGCCGGCACCACGGCGGCCGGCATTCGCGCCGGAGTCCCCACCCTGGTGCTGTGGGTTGCGGCCGAACAACCGCTCTGGGGCAAACAGGTCGCACGGCTCGGCATCGGCGCGACCCGGCGGTTCGCCGCGACCACGCGCGGTTCGCTACTAACGGACCTGCGAGCCGTGCTGTCTCCGGAAATGGCACACCTTGCTCGTTTGCTCGCCACGCGAATGAGCACGCCGTCGGAGAGCGTCGCGACGGCAGCCGACCTTCTGGAGAAGGCCGCCCGCAACCGCCACGCGAGGTGA
- a CDS encoding RluA family pseudouridine synthase, whose translation MTERSMPVPEGLAGMRVDAGLARLLGLSRTAAAAIAEDGGVELDGARAGKSDRLEAGAWLHVQIPEEAPPPENTPEEIEGMTILYSDADIVAVDKPPGVAAHATVGWHGPTVLGGLAAAGFRISTSGIHERQGIVHRLDVGTSGVMVVALSERAYTLLKRAFKQRTVDKRYHAVVQGHPDPSSGTIDAPIGRHRGHDWKFAVTETGRHSITHYDTVEMFRAASLLDIHLETGRTHQIRVHFAALHHPCAGDLTYGADPVLAKRLGLERQWLHARSLSFAHPADGRHFEVTAPYPADLQHALDVLRGES comes from the coding sequence ATGACCGAACGGTCGATGCCGGTCCCCGAGGGTCTGGCCGGCATGCGCGTCGACGCCGGCCTGGCGCGCCTGCTGGGGCTGTCCCGGACCGCCGCCGCCGCGATCGCCGAGGACGGCGGCGTCGAGCTCGACGGCGCACGCGCGGGCAAGTCCGACCGTCTCGAGGCCGGCGCGTGGCTGCACGTGCAGATCCCCGAGGAAGCGCCGCCGCCGGAGAACACGCCCGAAGAGATCGAGGGCATGACGATCCTGTACTCCGACGCCGACATCGTCGCCGTCGACAAGCCGCCGGGGGTGGCCGCCCACGCCACCGTCGGCTGGCACGGACCCACCGTGCTGGGCGGTCTGGCCGCGGCCGGATTCCGGATCAGCACCTCGGGCATCCACGAGCGGCAGGGCATCGTGCACCGGCTCGACGTCGGCACCTCGGGCGTCATGGTGGTCGCGCTGTCCGAGCGCGCCTACACGCTGCTCAAGCGGGCGTTCAAGCAGCGCACCGTCGACAAGCGCTATCACGCTGTGGTGCAGGGACATCCGGACCCGTCCAGCGGAACCATCGACGCGCCGATCGGCAGGCACCGCGGCCACGACTGGAAGTTCGCCGTCACCGAGACCGGGCGGCACAGCATCACCCATTACGACACCGTCGAAATGTTCCGGGCCGCAAGCCTTCTCGACATCCACCTGGAAACAGGTCGCACGCACCAGATCAGGGTGCACTTCGCCGCGCTGCACCACCCCTGCGCCGGCGATCTGACCTACGGCGCCGATCCGGTCCTGGCCAAGCGGCTCGGCCTGGAACGGCAGTGGCTGCACGCGCGGTCCCTGTCGTTCGCCCATCCCGCCGACGGCAGGCACTTCGAGGTCACCGCCCCGTACCCGGCCGATCTGCAGCACGCATTGGATGTGCTGCGCGGCGAATCGTGA
- a CDS encoding asparaginase yields MPRLVVVTTGGTIATSADADGVLRPVHGGAELVAGHDAQVIDLFTLDSSQLTPAEWVRIADTVTEAATGADGVVVTHGTDSMEETALWLELTYGGAAPVVVTGAARSADAPDADGPANLRDALAVAASPQARGRGVLICFAGWVRPALGTTKVGGPDLFGGTAPVGRVGEGSVEWTGGTGRAYLGPIAEAVRVDIVAAYPGADGTAVDAFVDAGAAGLVVEAMGAGNAGTPVIEAVRRACARGVAVAVTTRVPGGPTAAAYGPGHDLVRAGAVLVPRLRSSQARVLMTAALSAGLSVADIVARLG; encoded by the coding sequence ATGCCTCGACTCGTCGTCGTTACCACCGGCGGGACGATCGCCACCAGCGCAGACGCCGACGGCGTGCTGCGGCCGGTGCACGGCGGCGCCGAGTTGGTCGCCGGGCACGATGCGCAGGTGATCGACCTGTTCACCCTGGACAGCTCGCAGCTCACGCCGGCCGAGTGGGTTCGGATCGCAGATACCGTCACCGAAGCCGCCACCGGTGCCGACGGCGTCGTCGTCACGCACGGCACCGATTCGATGGAAGAGACCGCCCTGTGGCTGGAGCTGACGTACGGCGGTGCGGCGCCGGTGGTCGTCACCGGCGCGGCCCGGTCGGCCGACGCCCCGGACGCCGACGGACCGGCCAACCTGCGCGATGCCCTCGCGGTGGCGGCCAGCCCGCAGGCCCGCGGCCGTGGCGTGCTGATCTGCTTCGCCGGGTGGGTGCGCCCGGCGCTGGGCACCACGAAGGTGGGCGGCCCCGACCTGTTCGGCGGCACCGCACCGGTGGGCCGGGTCGGCGAGGGATCAGTCGAGTGGACCGGCGGAACGGGGCGCGCCTACCTGGGTCCGATCGCCGAGGCGGTGCGCGTCGACATCGTGGCGGCCTATCCCGGCGCCGACGGCACCGCGGTCGACGCGTTCGTCGACGCCGGCGCGGCGGGCCTGGTGGTCGAGGCAATGGGCGCAGGCAACGCCGGGACCCCGGTCATCGAGGCGGTGCGCCGGGCCTGCGCCCGCGGGGTGGCCGTGGCGGTGACCACCCGGGTGCCCGGCGGCCCGACGGCGGCGGCCTACGGGCCGGGCCACGATCTGGTGCGCGCCGGGGCGGTGCTGGTGCCGCGGTTGCGCAGCAGCCAGGCCAGGGTGCTGATGACGGCGGCGTTGAGCGCGGGGCTATCCGTGGCTGACATCGTCGCCCGCCTGGGCTGA
- a CDS encoding condensation domain-containing protein, translating into MVALTAIHDWVDAPGKVVSWSPSPACLKKVQDAPVSDVPASYQQGQHIRSYRNHTANGLEMARLLIPAWNMPGKCDVRAMTFVINAYLRRHDTFHSWFEFVADDNGSDRLVRHTVENPNDIQFVATKHGEMNSAQWKKHVLDTPSPLEWDCFRFGVIQRDDHFTFYVSVDHLHADAMLMMALFVEMHMNYEALAGGGAPLRLPEAGSYQDYCARQHDYTEQLTMDSPDVRGWLDFLESNGGTMPTFPLPLGDPSVHCSGDLLTVQLMDEHETDRFESACTSAGVRFIGGVFAAAALAHRQLTGDDDYYVITPTTTRSTPAEFMTTGWFTGVVPLSVPVAARNFAEVARAAQESFDSGMPLANVPIERVYELADTEETPRIRPAGPGVPMLSYLDVGLPPLNPVIMSQWYARGGHIYTDLGAANQVGMWVNRRATGTIITVAYPDNPIARESVAEFVELMKCIYLRVADGRSELVSSSRVPIATV; encoded by the coding sequence GTGGTTGCACTTACCGCAATCCATGACTGGGTGGACGCGCCAGGCAAGGTCGTGTCGTGGAGCCCGTCACCGGCGTGCCTGAAGAAGGTTCAGGACGCACCGGTCAGCGATGTGCCTGCGAGCTACCAGCAGGGTCAGCACATTCGCAGCTACCGCAATCACACGGCCAACGGCCTGGAGATGGCGCGGCTGCTGATCCCGGCGTGGAACATGCCGGGCAAGTGCGACGTGCGCGCGATGACGTTCGTCATAAACGCCTACCTGCGCCGGCATGACACCTTCCACAGCTGGTTCGAGTTCGTCGCCGACGACAACGGCTCCGACCGGCTGGTCCGCCACACGGTGGAGAACCCGAACGACATCCAGTTCGTGGCCACCAAGCACGGCGAGATGAACTCCGCGCAGTGGAAGAAGCACGTGCTCGACACCCCGAGCCCGCTGGAGTGGGACTGCTTCCGGTTCGGGGTGATCCAGCGTGACGATCACTTCACGTTCTATGTGAGCGTCGATCACCTGCACGCCGACGCGATGCTGATGATGGCGCTGTTCGTGGAGATGCACATGAACTACGAGGCCCTGGCCGGCGGCGGCGCGCCGCTGCGCCTGCCCGAGGCAGGCAGCTACCAGGACTACTGCGCGCGGCAGCATGACTACACCGAGCAGCTGACCATGGATTCGCCTGATGTCCGCGGCTGGCTGGACTTCCTGGAGAGCAACGGCGGCACCATGCCGACGTTCCCGCTGCCGTTGGGGGATCCGTCGGTGCACTGCAGCGGTGACCTGCTCACCGTGCAGCTGATGGACGAGCACGAGACAGATCGCTTCGAGTCTGCCTGCACGTCGGCCGGCGTGCGCTTCATCGGCGGCGTGTTCGCCGCCGCCGCGCTTGCCCACCGGCAGCTGACCGGCGACGACGACTACTACGTCATCACCCCGACCACCACCCGCAGCACGCCCGCGGAGTTCATGACCACGGGCTGGTTCACCGGCGTCGTTCCGCTGTCGGTGCCGGTCGCCGCCCGTAACTTCGCCGAGGTCGCCCGCGCGGCACAGGAGTCCTTCGACTCGGGCATGCCGCTGGCCAATGTGCCGATCGAGCGGGTCTACGAGCTCGCCGACACCGAGGAGACCCCCCGCATCCGGCCGGCCGGACCCGGCGTCCCGATGCTGTCCTACCTCGACGTGGGTCTGCCGCCGCTGAACCCGGTGATCATGTCCCAGTGGTATGCGCGGGGCGGTCACATCTACACCGATCTGGGTGCGGCCAACCAGGTCGGCATGTGGGTCAACCGTCGTGCTACCGGCACGATCATCACCGTTGCCTACCCGGACAACCCGATCGCCCGCGAGTCGGTCGCCGAGTTCGTCGAGCTGATGAAGTGCATCTATCTCCGGGTGGCCGACGGCCGTTCCGAGCTGGTCTCGTCGTCTCGCGTGCCCATCGCGACGGTCTGA
- a CDS encoding XRE family transcriptional regulator: MPRTDENGRQLKTLLDYLLDGDIEARDIYDALGTSSSTYYRRVKEHDYPNAEELRLVATRFGLSYPDLQVRFGLMSREELEQYIEANSFTLATINTVTATRNPVKFSELKPRLDAPPL, from the coding sequence GTGCCCAGGACGGATGAGAACGGACGCCAGCTCAAAACCCTCCTCGACTACCTCCTCGACGGGGATATCGAAGCCCGCGACATCTACGACGCGCTGGGCACCTCCAGCAGCACTTATTACCGGCGGGTGAAGGAGCACGACTACCCGAACGCCGAGGAGCTGCGACTGGTCGCCACTCGATTCGGACTGAGTTATCCCGATTTGCAAGTGCGATTCGGACTCATGAGTCGCGAAGAACTCGAGCAATATATAGAAGCTAATTCGTTTACGTTGGCGACAATTAATACTGTCACCGCGACGCGCAATCCCGTCAAATTCTCAGAATTGAAACCTCGACTCGACGCGCCTCCGCTGTAG
- a CDS encoding DNA polymerase IV gives MDAFFASVEQLTRPTLRGRPVLVGGLGGRGVVAGASYEARVFGARSAMPMHQARRMVGAAAVVLPPRGLVYGVASRRVLDTVRAMVPVLEQLSFDEAFGEPIELAGAGAEQVEEFAALLRRRVREETGLVASVGAGSGKQIAKIASDLAKPDGFRVVRRDEERTLLDGLPVRRLWGIGPVAEDKLHRLGIDTIGQLAALTDAEAASILGATVGPALHRLARGIDDRPVAERAEAKQISAESTFPADLTTMEQLRDAIGPIAEHAHQRLQRDGRAARTVTVKLKRSDMSTLTRSATLPYATGNLGTLTATAYRLLLDPREVGPIRLLGVGFSGLSDVRQESLFPDLEQLETEVAEAPDTRAPMPVPVPEAGGWRIGDDVRHPELGHGWVQGAGHGVVSVRFETRGSGPGVMRTFPIDQPDLVKANPVDSLDWPEYVGSLESRASAQAGDDVSHG, from the coding sequence ATGGACGCGTTCTTCGCGTCCGTCGAACAGCTGACCCGCCCGACCCTGCGCGGCCGCCCCGTCCTGGTCGGCGGGCTCGGCGGCCGCGGTGTGGTGGCCGGTGCCAGCTACGAGGCGCGGGTGTTCGGCGCCCGTTCGGCGATGCCGATGCACCAGGCGCGGCGCATGGTCGGCGCGGCCGCGGTGGTGCTGCCGCCCCGCGGACTCGTCTACGGGGTGGCCAGCCGGCGGGTACTCGACACGGTGCGCGCGATGGTGCCCGTACTCGAGCAGCTGTCGTTCGACGAGGCGTTCGGTGAGCCGATCGAACTGGCCGGTGCCGGTGCCGAGCAGGTCGAGGAGTTCGCCGCACTGCTGCGCCGCCGGGTCCGCGAAGAGACCGGCCTGGTGGCCTCCGTCGGGGCCGGATCGGGCAAGCAGATCGCGAAGATCGCCTCGGACCTGGCCAAGCCCGACGGGTTTCGGGTGGTCCGCCGCGACGAGGAGCGCACCCTGCTCGACGGCTTGCCGGTACGCAGGCTGTGGGGGATCGGACCGGTCGCCGAGGACAAGCTGCATCGGCTCGGCATCGACACCATCGGCCAATTGGCCGCGCTGACCGACGCCGAGGCGGCCAGCATCCTCGGTGCCACCGTCGGTCCCGCATTGCACCGCCTGGCCCGCGGTATCGACGACCGCCCGGTGGCCGAACGCGCCGAGGCCAAGCAGATCAGTGCCGAGTCGACGTTCCCCGCCGACCTCACCACCATGGAGCAGTTGCGTGATGCGATCGGCCCGATCGCCGAGCACGCCCATCAGCGGCTGCAGCGCGACGGTCGCGCCGCCCGCACGGTCACCGTCAAGCTCAAGCGGTCCGACATGAGCACCTTGACCCGCTCGGCGACACTGCCGTACGCCACCGGCAACCTCGGCACCCTGACCGCCACCGCATACCGGCTGCTCCTCGATCCCCGCGAGGTCGGCCCCATTCGCCTTCTGGGCGTTGGCTTTTCCGGGCTGTCCGATGTCCGCCAGGAGTCGCTGTTCCCCGATCTCGAGCAGCTGGAGACCGAGGTCGCCGAGGCGCCGGACACCCGGGCGCCGATGCCGGTGCCGGTGCCCGAAGCCGGCGGCTGGCGTATCGGTGACGACGTCCGTCATCCCGAGCTCGGCCACGGCTGGGTGCAGGGCGCCGGGCACGGCGTGGTCAGCGTGCGCTTCGAAACCCGCGGCAGCGGGCCCGGAGTGATGCGGACGTTCCCCATCGACCAGCCGGACCTGGTCAAAGCCAACCCGGTCGACAGCCTGGACTGGCCCGAGTACGTCGGCAGTCTGGAAAGCCGGGCATCAGCCCAGGCGGGCGACGATGTCAGCCACGGATAG
- the lspA gene encoding signal peptidase II, producing MPNRLGNDGGVTDESPDSAKPPRRLRLLLSVAGVVLALDVITKVLAVRWLTPGQPVSIIGDTVTWTLVRNSGAAFSMATGYTWVLTLVATGVVIGIFWMGRRLVSPWWALGLGMILGGALGNLVDRFFRSPGPLRGHVVDFLSIGWWPVFNVADPAVVGGAILLVGLSLFGYDFDTAGRRTAEPPAASDDKAETA from the coding sequence ATGCCCAACAGACTAGGGAATGATGGGGGTGTGACCGACGAATCTCCGGACAGCGCCAAGCCACCACGCAGGCTGCGGCTGCTGCTGTCGGTGGCGGGCGTGGTGCTGGCCCTCGACGTGATCACCAAGGTGCTGGCCGTGCGGTGGTTGACCCCCGGCCAGCCGGTGTCGATCATCGGCGACACCGTGACCTGGACGCTGGTGCGCAACTCCGGCGCCGCCTTCTCGATGGCGACCGGCTACACCTGGGTGTTGACGCTGGTCGCCACCGGTGTGGTGATCGGGATCTTCTGGATGGGCCGGCGGCTGGTGTCGCCGTGGTGGGCGCTGGGCCTCGGAATGATCCTGGGCGGCGCGCTGGGCAACCTCGTCGACCGGTTCTTCCGCTCGCCCGGCCCGCTGCGCGGGCACGTCGTCGACTTCCTGTCCATCGGCTGGTGGCCGGTGTTCAACGTGGCCGACCCGGCGGTGGTCGGCGGAGCGATCCTGCTGGTCGGACTCTCGCTGTTCGGCTACGACTTCGACACGGCCGGCCGCCGCACGGCCGAGCCGCCCGCCGCCAGCGACGACAAGGCCGAGACGGCCTGA
- a CDS encoding GAP family protein, producing the protein MWTTVVLLGLAVSIEPARIALIALLLTRPRPARHLAVFLCTGLAMSLSVGFTVLFIFHHSFLGKADLNPALIQIGIGVVAVLLGALLMSKIPLRQFSRKEMAEVPAGGANESVLEVEQELAPGRFKRLTTKVRAFMQGESSWFSGSIGAALAMPSVDYMALLALIIASKTPPAEQAAALVTFLLLASWAAVIPLLSFMVAPAKTRVWVQRFNDWIRTRTRRHAGIFVAVVGVVLIGVGLHGL; encoded by the coding sequence GTGTGGACAACCGTGGTGCTGCTCGGCCTCGCGGTGAGCATCGAGCCCGCACGCATCGCACTGATCGCACTGCTGCTGACCCGGCCCCGGCCCGCTCGGCACCTGGCGGTCTTCCTCTGCACCGGCCTGGCCATGAGCCTCAGCGTGGGCTTCACGGTGTTGTTCATCTTCCATCACAGCTTCCTGGGCAAGGCCGATCTCAATCCGGCGCTCATCCAGATCGGCATCGGCGTCGTTGCCGTGCTCCTCGGCGCCCTGCTCATGTCCAAGATTCCGTTGCGCCAGTTCTCCCGCAAGGAGATGGCCGAGGTGCCTGCCGGAGGCGCCAATGAGAGCGTCCTGGAGGTCGAGCAGGAACTTGCGCCGGGCCGGTTCAAGCGGCTGACCACCAAGGTGCGCGCCTTCATGCAGGGTGAATCGTCCTGGTTCTCCGGGTCCATCGGCGCCGCCCTGGCGATGCCGAGCGTCGACTACATGGCCTTGCTGGCGCTGATCATCGCGTCGAAGACGCCGCCGGCCGAACAGGCCGCTGCCCTGGTCACGTTCCTGTTGCTGGCCAGTTGGGCGGCCGTCATCCCGCTGCTCAGCTTCATGGTGGCACCGGCCAAGACCCGGGTGTGGGTGCAGCGCTTCAACGATTGGATCCGCACGCGCACCCGCAGACATGCGGGCATCTTCGTCGCGGTGGTCGGTGTGGTCCTGATCGGGGTCGGCCTGCACGGCCTGTGA